One segment of Choristoneura fumiferana chromosome 26, NRCan_CFum_1, whole genome shotgun sequence DNA contains the following:
- the LOC141442748 gene encoding zinc finger Y-chromosomal protein-like, which produces MSKPEFCRTCFSTTSLLPIFNDHSDCEEFVNDLFITTGIKIVKNDTLSQQMCSECNSFIKKSIKFRKKCKETNEKLLKLLNDPEKQEIEVKVDKLANNRLLSKLDTDDYVEMDGTFNELIEKVNDDIFIDEKRQKKADLSFIKIDKMPEGSETNQCPHCPKVFMKRRAFTAHQRTHNAVKAICQYCGKALKNEKALLVHCKAMHGYEKTDKCRFCDFRGSRPDLVKIHERKHTGEKPYVCEECGAGFHRRTSYVTHIPLHLPDKTVQIVKNDTLSQQMCSECNSFIKKSIKFRKKCKETNEKLLKLLNDPEKQEIEVKVDMLSNNRLLSKLDTDDYVEMEGSFDEFINKTKDVIFTNEKRQKKADLSFIKIGKMPEGSETNRCPHCPKVFTKRRAFRDHQRTHNAVKVICQYCGKALKNEYALQVHYKAMHGYEKTDKCRFCDYRGSRPDLVKVHERTHTGEKPYVCEECGAGFHRKSSYLTHMPLHLPEKTVQCDECPAMFKSVTLMHIHKSNSHRRRQRAMNNVNNIWIK; this is translated from the exons ATGAGTAAGCCAGAATTCTGTAGAACGTGTTTCAGTACGACCAGTTTGTTACCAATTTTCAATGATCACAGCGACTGTGAAGAATTcgtgaatgatttatttattactacggGAATTAAG ATCGTAAAAAATGACACCCTCTCCCAACAAATGTGCTCTGAATGCaatagtttcataaaaaaatctataaaatttagaaaaaaatgcaaaGAAACAAACGAGAAGCTACTCAAACTGCTCAATGATCCTGAAAAACAAGAAATAGAAGTTAAAGTTGATAAGCTTGCCAATAATAGGTTATTAAGTAAATTAGATACAGACGACTATGTAGAAATGGATGGTACTTTCAACGAATTAATAGAGAAAGTGAACGATGATATATTTATTGATGAAAAAAGGCAAAAGAAGGCTGATCtgagttttataaaaattgataaaatgCCGGAGGGCAGCGAGACCAACCAGTGCCCGCATTGCCCCAAAGTGTTTATGAAGAGGAGAGCTTTTACAGCTCATCAGAGGACTCATAATGCTGTTAAAGCAATTTGTCAG TATTGCGGCAAGGCATTGAAGAATGAAAAGGCACTGCTGGTGCACTGTAAAGCTATGCATGGCTATGAGAAGACGGACAAATGTCGATTCTGCGACTTCCGGGGCTCACGGCCTGACTTGGTCAAG ATTCACGAGCGAAAGCACACGGGGGAGAAGCCGTATGTGTGCGAAGAGTGCGGCGCCGGCTTCCACCGGAGGACCAGCTATGTCACTCATATTCCGCTGCACCTGCCCGATAAAACCGTCCAG ATCGTAAAAAATGACACCCTCTCCCAACAAATGTGCTCTGAATGCaatagtttcataaaaaaatctataaaattcagaaaaaaatgcaaaGAAACAAACGAGAAGCTACTCAAACTGCTCAATGATCCTGAAAAACAAGAAATAGAAGTTAAAGTTGATATGCTTTCCAATAATAGGTTATTAAGTAAATTAGATACAGACGACTATGTAGAAATGGAAGGTAGTTTCgacgaatttataaataaaacgaaagaTGTCATATTTACTAATGAAAAAAGGCAAAAGAAGGCTGATCtgagttttataaaaattggtaAAATGCCGGAGGGCAGCGAGACCAACCGGTGCCCACATTGCCCCAAAGTGTTTACGAAGAGGAGAGCTTTTAGAGATCATCAGAGGACTCATAATGCTGTTAAAGTTATTTGTCAG TATTGCGGCAAGGCACTGAAGAATGAATACGCTCTACAGGTGCACTATAAAGCTATGCATGGCTACGAGAAGACGGACAAATGCCGCTTCTGCGACTACCGGGGCTCACGGCCTGACTTGGTCaag GTCCACGAGCGAACGCATACGGGGGAGAAGCCGTATGTGTGCGAAGAGTGCGGCGCCGGCTTCCACCGGAAGAGCAGCTATCTCACTCACATGCCTCTGCACCTGCCCGAGAAAACTGTCCAG tgtGACGAATGCCCCGCCATGTTCAAGTCCGTCACTCTCATGCACATTCACAAGAGCAACTCGCATCGCCGGCGGCAGAGGGCTATGAACAACGTTAATAATATATggattaaatga
- the LOC141442803 gene encoding uncharacterized protein → MSEYGLNNVSGIDLETTLQRREQVDIDDGLPQQMCARCVNFLNTSLKFRKQCKDSEARLLQLKNEYVTLTK, encoded by the exons ATGTCTGAATATGGTCTGAATAATGTGTCTGGTATAGATCTGGAGACTACACTACAAAGAAGAGAACAG gtGGACATAGACGATGGGCTACCACAACAAATGTGTGCTCGCTGCGTCAACTTCCTAAACACCTCACTAAAATTCAGGAAACAGTGCAAAGATTCCGAAGCCAGACTTTTGCAGTTGAAAAATGAATACGTAACACTGACGAAATAG